From a region of the Zingiber officinale cultivar Zhangliang chromosome 4B, Zo_v1.1, whole genome shotgun sequence genome:
- the LOC121974378 gene encoding premnaspirodiene oxygenase-like, with product MELQLLPPSLFLAFLFLLALKFLLKNRRSDSKLRQVLSPEPPLPPGPWRLPLVGHLHHLVGKPTHRLLRDLAAVHGPVMLLKVGQVDVVVVSSTAAAEAVVKTHDVNCANRPEVAVARIVGYGCTDIAFSSYGPYWRQMKKVCIVEMLSARRVKSFAAVRERNILDLTRNMSTGSPVNVSEKFMTLSSNIITESSVGKIYDGFLPVVRELMETLTGFSIVDSFPSWKFLDVITGTTSRFWQIRRRLDKIMNEIIKHHQTEKKSNQSEEDLIDVLLRIKEQGNLEIPITLDNVKACIVDMFVGGTDTTATTLEWAMSELMRNPEVMNKAQIEVREALKGKAGVDDGDVEKLSYLKMVIKETLRLHAPIPLLLPRMAKQSCEVMGFKIPEESRVLINAWAMGRDPEYWEDAESFWPERFAGIETDYKGTYLEYVPFGSGRRLCPGYQFAMATMELTLAQMLLCFDWELPGGMRPEELNMEEMSGATASRKSALWLMATPRFPPPA from the exons ATGGAGCTCCAACTTCTTCCCCCATCACTGTTCTTAGCCTTCTTGTTCCTTCTCGCACTCAAATTCCTGCTCAAGAATCGACGGTCGGACTCCAAACTCAGACAGGTACTCTCACCGGAGCCGCCTCTGCCTCCCGGCCCCTGGCGGCTGCCCCTCGTCGGCCACCTCCACCACCTGGTGGGCAAGCCCACCCACCGCTTGCTGCGCGACCTCGCCGCCGTCCACGGCCCCGTCATGCTCCTCAAGGTCGGCCAGGTCGACGTCGTCGTCGTCTCCTCCACCGCAGCAGCAGAGGCCGTCGTAAAAACCCACGACGTGAACTGCGCCAACCGCCCGGAGGTCGCCGTCGCCCGCATCGTCGGCTACGGCTGCACCGACATCGCTTTCTCCTCCTACGGCCCCTACTGGCGCCAGATGAAGAAGGTTTGCATCGTCGAGATGCTCAGCGCGCGCCGTGTCAAGTCCTTCGCCGCCGTAAGGGAGCGCAACATACTCGACTTGACGAGGAACATGTCCACCGGATCTCCGGTCAACGTCAGCGAAAAATTCATGACCTTGAGCAGCAACATCATCACCGAATCCTCCGTCGGCAAGATATACGACGGCTTTCTACCGGTGGTGAGGGAGTTGATGGAAACGCTCACCGGATTCAGCATCGTCGACTCCTTCCCGTCCTGGAAATTCCTAGACGTCATCACCGGAACAACCTCGCGGTTCTGGCAAATCCGACGACGGCTCGACAAAATCATGAATGAGATCATCAAGCACCACCAGACGGAGAAGAAGAGCAATCAATCAGAGGAGGACTTGATCGACGTGCTTCTGAGGATTAAAGAACAGGGCAACCTGGAAATCCCCATCACACTCGACAACGTCAAAGCCTGTATAGTG GATATGTTCGTGGGAGGCACGGACACCACAGCGACGACTCTGGAATGGGCGATGTCGGAGTTGATGAGGAATCCCGAGGTGATGAACAAAGCACAGATCGAGGTGAGGGAGGCACTGAAAGGCAAGGCAGGAGTCGATGACGGCGACGTGGAGAAGCTGAGCTACTTGAAGATGGTAATCAAGGAGACGCTGAGGCTGCACGCACCGATCCCGCTGCTGCTGCCGAGGATGGCAAAGCAGAGCTGCGAGGTGATGGGATTCAAGATTCCGGAAGAAAGCAGAGTGCTGATCAACGCGTGGGCCATGGGGAGGGACCCGGAGTACTGGGAGGACGCGGAGAGCTTCTGGCCGGAGAGGTTCGCCGGAATTGAGACGGACTACAAGGGGACGTACCTTgagtacgtgccgttcggcagcGGGAGGAGGTTATGCCCGGGGTACCAGTTCGCCATGGCCACCATGGAACTGACGTTGGCGCAGATGCTCCTCTGCTTCGACTGGGAGCTTCCTGGCGGGATGAGGCCGGAGGAGCTGAACATGGAGGAGATGTCTGGGGCGACGGCGTCCAGGAAATCGGCCCTGTGGCTGATGGCTACCCCTCGATTTCCTCCGCCCGCTTAA